The sequence below is a genomic window from Rudanella lutea DSM 19387.
CTACGCAGAGAGTAACGGACAATATGTGGAGGCCCTCGAACAGGTGGCGCTCGATGCCACCGGGCTTTACTTCGATCTGCTGGTGGCGCAGGTGAACCTGCAAATTGCCGAGACCAACCGGGCCAACAACGACACCCTGTTTACCATTGCCGGGCACAAGCTCGAACTGGGTAAAATCTCGCGCAACGATTTACTGCAACTCCAGCTGAGCGTGCTCAATGCCCGCAAAGACCTGGCGTCGGCCCGGCAAACGGCTGAGGTAGCCTCGCTCAAGCTGCGGGCATTTCTGAACCTTCAGGGCAACGAGGCCCTGCGTTCGTTTGACCTCGCTATTCCGGCTCAGATCAGCACCTTTCCGGTCGATATTCAACAGGCATTGAACCAGGCGTTTGCCAACCGGTCAGATGCCATTGCGTTTGGGCGTCGGCTCCTCGAAGCCGAGCGGGACATTGAAAAAGCCCGGAAAGAAAACGGCCTGAATGCGGTGCTAAACGCCGATTTTGGCCTGACCAACCGGGGGGCGCGGCCCGTTGATGTGTACCAACGCCCGCAGGATCGGCAGTTTGTTGAGCTTCGGTTTACAATGCCCATCATGACGTGGGGACGGGCCAAAGCCCGCACCGAAACCGCCGAGGCCAACGGGCAACTGACCATTCAGACCGTAGAACAGGCTAAACGAACCTTCGAGCAACAGCTGTACACGCAGGTGACCCTGCTCGATATGCTACGCCAGCAGGTGAAACTGACCGCCGAAGCCGACCAGATTGCCCAAAATCGGTACCAGATCGCCCAGGAACGATTTAAACTCAGCGACCTGACCGTAACCGACCTCGGCATTGCCATTCAGGACAAAGACCGCGCCCGCCGGGATGCCATTTTGGCCCTCCGCGACTATTGGCAGTCGTACTACACGCTCCGACTGCTCACCTTGTATGATTTTGAACGTAACCAGAAAATAGAAGGAAAAAGAGAATGAAAGGAGAAGAGAGGAAGGAGGAAAAGGACAAAGAATCTCTTACATCTTACTTTCTCTTACTCCTACTCTTCCCTTTCCTCCCCCTCCTCCTTTTTCCCCCTCTTCTCCTTTCCCCCAACAATTATGATTAACCTCCAGAACATCGAAAAAGTGTACCGGACCAGCACCATCGAAACGCTGGCCCTGAACAACATCAATCTGCACATCCGGACGGGTGAATTCGTCTCGATCATGGGGCCAAGCGGCTGCGGCAAGTCGACGTTACTCAACCTCATGGGCCTGCTCGACGCCCCCAGTGCGGGCCGGGTCGAGATTGGTGGCGAGACCGTCACGCAGTACCGCGACAAAGAACTGGCCCGGCTTCGGAACCAGAAAATTGGGTTCATTTTCCAGAGCTTCCACCTGATCAACGATCTCTCGGTGCTCGACAACGTAGAGATTCCCCTGTTGTACAGAAAGGGCGACGCATCGGGGTCGTCGCGTCGGCAACTGGCGCGGGAAGCCCTCGAAAAAGTAGGCCTGAGCAACCGAATGAACCATTTCCCGAACCAGCTGTCGGGTGGGCAAAAACAGCGGGTTGCTATTGCGCGGGCCATCGTGGGCCAACCATCCATCATCCTGGCCGACGAACCCACCGGTAACCTCGACAGCGCGATGGGCAACGAGATCATGTCGATTCTACAACAGCTCAACGCCGACGGGGCTACCATTGTGATGGTTACTCACGACGAAACAATGGCAAAAAAAACCCATCGGCTGGTCCGTTTGTTTGACGGGGCTATGGTGGGAGACTCCGTTTTAATGAGCGAAAGAGTGAATGAGTGAATGAGTGAAAAGCGGCTTGCAATAAGAGCGTTTGTTTATCTATCCGGTCACTGTCACTCATCGTTCATCACTCATAACTCATCGCTAAAATGCTACTGAACTACATCAAAATCGCTTGGAAGGTGTTGCTGAGGCATCCGTTCTACACCTTCATTACCCTGTTTGGCATCAGCCTGACCCTGACGGTGCTCATGGTACTGACCTCGTTTCTGGACCACCTGTTTGGCAGCCATTACCCCGAAGTCAACCGCGACCGGTCGCTGTATATTCAGATTATGCTGCGGAGCGATTCGAGCCGTAACGCGCGGCAAACGAGCCCCATGTCCTTCCGGTTTCTGACCGAGCACGTACGGCCGCTTAAAACCCCGGAACGGGCCACCATTTTTTCGTTTTTCAACGCATCCAACGCCTACGTGGGTACGCGCAAGATCAAGCTCAACACCTCCTATACCGATGCTGAGTTCTGGCGGGTCAACGAGTTTACGTTTCTGGAAGGCAAGCCCTACAACGAGCAAACTATCAGCAGTGGCGAGCGCGTAGCCGTTATCACCAACGACTTCAAGGAGCAGTACTTCCCCAACCCCGAGGAGTCGGCCGTGGGGAAAGACATCGACGTTGAAAACACCCGCTACCGGGTCATTGGGGTGGTGAAAGGGAGCCCCATCACCCGGTTATTCACCCATGCCGATGTGTATTTTCCGTACACGGCCCCCAAGAGCAATTATCAGCGCGAAAGTATGAACGGTCAGTACAACGCCATTGTGCTGGCCAAAGACAAAAGCGACCTGCCCGCCATACAGGCCGAGTTTCAGGAGCGGATCCGCCGACTGCCAGTGCCGGGCGTCGATGGCGATTTCAAATACGCCTTCATCGATGTTAAAAGTGAGACCTACGTCAACAACTTTCTGAGTATTATTCTGGACGGCGGGCCGGGCCTGAAAGCCGCCCTGATCGGTGTCGTCAGCTTTATCCTGTTCATGCTC
It includes:
- a CDS encoding ABC transporter permease, which codes for MLLNYIKIAWKVLLRHPFYTFITLFGISLTLTVLMVLTSFLDHLFGSHYPEVNRDRSLYIQIMLRSDSSRNARQTSPMSFRFLTEHVRPLKTPERATIFSFFNASNAYVGTRKIKLNTSYTDAEFWRVNEFTFLEGKPYNEQTISSGERVAVITNDFKEQYFPNPEESAVGKDIDVENTRYRVIGVVKGSPITRLFTHADVYFPYTAPKSNYQRESMNGQYNAIVLAKDKSDLPAIQAEFQERIRRLPVPGVDGDFKYAFIDVKSETYVNNFLSIILDGGPGLKAALIGVVSFILFMLIGLPAINLVNVNISRILERASEIGIRKAFGAPVRTLLWQFIIENIFITFIGGAIALVLSFGIIQLINQSGWIAHADLTINLSVFLISVLVCLLFGFLSGVLPALRMSKLNIADALKA
- a CDS encoding ABC transporter ATP-binding protein; this encodes MINLQNIEKVYRTSTIETLALNNINLHIRTGEFVSIMGPSGCGKSTLLNLMGLLDAPSAGRVEIGGETVTQYRDKELARLRNQKIGFIFQSFHLINDLSVLDNVEIPLLYRKGDASGSSRRQLAREALEKVGLSNRMNHFPNQLSGGQKQRVAIARAIVGQPSIILADEPTGNLDSAMGNEIMSILQQLNADGATIVMVTHDETMAKKTHRLVRLFDGAMVGDSVLMSERVNE
- a CDS encoding TolC family protein, yielding MNARNTYCLTVWLMLLATIWAKAQPLRLTLEEVVQMAREQSIAARQAATLQKTNYWKYRSFLADYKPQLSLNGSLPSFTRSFIQVQQPDGTIAFQPVSNNNSLLNLELSQNIPLTGGAIYVQHQLQRFDNFMARNTLYNGIPFAIGLSQPLFRFNPMKWERRIEPLRYAESNGQYVEALEQVALDATGLYFDLLVAQVNLQIAETNRANNDTLFTIAGHKLELGKISRNDLLQLQLSVLNARKDLASARQTAEVASLKLRAFLNLQGNEALRSFDLAIPAQISTFPVDIQQALNQAFANRSDAIAFGRRLLEAERDIEKARKENGLNAVLNADFGLTNRGARPVDVYQRPQDRQFVELRFTMPIMTWGRAKARTETAEANGQLTIQTVEQAKRTFEQQLYTQVTLLDMLRQQVKLTAEADQIAQNRYQIAQERFKLSDLTVTDLGIAIQDKDRARRDAILALRDYWQSYYTLRLLTLYDFERNQKIEGKRE